A genomic window from Equus caballus isolate H_3958 breed thoroughbred chromosome 5, TB-T2T, whole genome shotgun sequence includes:
- the SERBP1 gene encoding SERPINE1 mRNA-binding protein 1 isoform X1, with product MPGHLQEGFGCVVTNRFDQLFDDESDPFEVLKAAENKKKEAGGGGVGGPGAKSAAQAAAQTNSSAAGKQLRKESQKDRKNPLPASVGVVDKKEETQPPVALKKEGIRRVGRRPDQQLQGEGKIIDRRPERRPPRERRFEKPLEEKGEGGEFSVDRPIIDRPIRGRGGLGRGRGGRGRGMGRGDGFDARGKREFDRHSGSDRSSFSHYSGLKHEDKRGGSGSHNWGTVKDELTESPKYIQKQISYNCSDLDQSNVTEETPEGEEHPVADTENKENEVEEVKEEGPKEMTLDEWKAIQNKDRAKVEFNIRKPNEGADGQWKKGFVLHKSKSEEAHADESVMDHHFRKPANDITSQLEINFGDLGRPGRGGRGGRGGRGRGGRPNRGSRTDKSSASAPDVDDPEAFPALA from the exons ATGCCTGGGCACTTACAGGAAGGCTTCGGCTGCGTGGTCACCAACCGATTCGACCAGTTATTTGACGACGAATCGGACCCCTTCGAGGTGTTGAAGGcagcagagaacaagaaaaaagaagccGGCGGGGGCGGCGTTGGGGGCCCTGGGGCCAAGAGCGCAGCCCAGGCCGCAGCCCAAACCAACTCCAGCGCGGCAGGCAAACAGTTGCGAAAGGAGTCCCAGAAAGACCGCAAGAACCCGCTGCCCGCCAGCGTCGGCGTGGTTGACAAGAAGGAGGAGACGCAGCCGCCCGTGGCGCTGAAGAAAGAAG GAATAAGACGCGTTGGAAGAAGACCTGATCAGCAACTTCAAGGTGAAGGGAAAATAATTGATAGAAGACCAGAAAGGCGACCACCTCGTGAACGACGATTTGAAAAGCCACTTGAAGAAAAGGGTGAAGGAGGAGAATTTTCAGTTGATag ACCGATTATTGACCGGCCTATCCGAGGCCGTGGTGGTCTTGGAAGAGGTCGAGGAGGCCGTGGACGTGGAATGGGCCGAGGAGATGGATTTGATGCTCGTGGCAAACGTGAATTTGATAGGCATAGTGGAAGTGATAGATC TTCTTTTTCACATTACAGTGGCCTGAAGCATGAGGACAAACGTGGAGGTAGCGGCTCTCACAACTGGGGGACTGTCAAAGATGAATTAAC agAGTCCCCAAAATACATTCAGAAACAAATATCTTATAATTGCAGTGACTTGGATCAATCAAATGTGACTGAGGAAACACCTGAAGGTGAAGAACATCCAGTTGCAGACACTGAAAATAA AGAGAATGAGGTTGAAGAAGTAAAGGAAGAGGGTCCAAAAGAAATGACTTTGGATGAGTGGAAGGCTATTCAAAATAAGGACCGGGCCAAAGTAGAGTTTAATATTCGCAAACCAAATGAAGGTGCTGATGGGCAGTGGAAGAAAGGATTTGTTCTGCATAAGTCCAAGAGTGAAGAG GCTCATGCTGACGAGTCAGTTATGGACCATCATTTCCGAAAGCCAGCAAACGATATAACGTCTCAGCTGGAGATCAACTTTGGAGACCTTGGCCGCCCAGGACGTGGTGGCAGGGGAGGACGAGGTGGCCGTGGACGTGGTGGACGTCCAAACCGTGGCAGCAGGACTGACAAG TCAAGTGCTTCTGCTCCTGATGTAGACGACCCAGAGGCCTTCCCAGCTCTGGCTTAA
- the SERBP1 gene encoding SERPINE1 mRNA-binding protein 1 isoform X2 codes for MPGHLQEGFGCVVTNRFDQLFDDESDPFEVLKAAENKKKEAGGGGVGGPGAKSAAQAAAQTNSSAAGKQLRKESQKDRKNPLPASVGVVDKKEETQPPVALKKEGIRRVGRRPDQQLQGEGKIIDRRPERRPPRERRFEKPLEEKGEGGEFSVDRPIIDRPIRGRGGLGRGRGGRGRGMGRGDGFDARGKREFDRHSGSDRSGLKHEDKRGGSGSHNWGTVKDELTESPKYIQKQISYNCSDLDQSNVTEETPEGEEHPVADTENKENEVEEVKEEGPKEMTLDEWKAIQNKDRAKVEFNIRKPNEGADGQWKKGFVLHKSKSEEAHADESVMDHHFRKPANDITSQLEINFGDLGRPGRGGRGGRGGRGRGGRPNRGSRTDKSSASAPDVDDPEAFPALA; via the exons ATGCCTGGGCACTTACAGGAAGGCTTCGGCTGCGTGGTCACCAACCGATTCGACCAGTTATTTGACGACGAATCGGACCCCTTCGAGGTGTTGAAGGcagcagagaacaagaaaaaagaagccGGCGGGGGCGGCGTTGGGGGCCCTGGGGCCAAGAGCGCAGCCCAGGCCGCAGCCCAAACCAACTCCAGCGCGGCAGGCAAACAGTTGCGAAAGGAGTCCCAGAAAGACCGCAAGAACCCGCTGCCCGCCAGCGTCGGCGTGGTTGACAAGAAGGAGGAGACGCAGCCGCCCGTGGCGCTGAAGAAAGAAG GAATAAGACGCGTTGGAAGAAGACCTGATCAGCAACTTCAAGGTGAAGGGAAAATAATTGATAGAAGACCAGAAAGGCGACCACCTCGTGAACGACGATTTGAAAAGCCACTTGAAGAAAAGGGTGAAGGAGGAGAATTTTCAGTTGATag ACCGATTATTGACCGGCCTATCCGAGGCCGTGGTGGTCTTGGAAGAGGTCGAGGAGGCCGTGGACGTGGAATGGGCCGAGGAGATGGATTTGATGCTCGTGGCAAACGTGAATTTGATAGGCATAGTGGAAGTGATAGATC TGGCCTGAAGCATGAGGACAAACGTGGAGGTAGCGGCTCTCACAACTGGGGGACTGTCAAAGATGAATTAAC agAGTCCCCAAAATACATTCAGAAACAAATATCTTATAATTGCAGTGACTTGGATCAATCAAATGTGACTGAGGAAACACCTGAAGGTGAAGAACATCCAGTTGCAGACACTGAAAATAA AGAGAATGAGGTTGAAGAAGTAAAGGAAGAGGGTCCAAAAGAAATGACTTTGGATGAGTGGAAGGCTATTCAAAATAAGGACCGGGCCAAAGTAGAGTTTAATATTCGCAAACCAAATGAAGGTGCTGATGGGCAGTGGAAGAAAGGATTTGTTCTGCATAAGTCCAAGAGTGAAGAG GCTCATGCTGACGAGTCAGTTATGGACCATCATTTCCGAAAGCCAGCAAACGATATAACGTCTCAGCTGGAGATCAACTTTGGAGACCTTGGCCGCCCAGGACGTGGTGGCAGGGGAGGACGAGGTGGCCGTGGACGTGGTGGACGTCCAAACCGTGGCAGCAGGACTGACAAG TCAAGTGCTTCTGCTCCTGATGTAGACGACCCAGAGGCCTTCCCAGCTCTGGCTTAA
- the SERBP1 gene encoding SERPINE1 mRNA-binding protein 1 isoform X3, translated as MPGHLQEGFGCVVTNRFDQLFDDESDPFEVLKAAENKKKEAGGGGVGGPGAKSAAQAAAQTNSSAAGKQLRKESQKDRKNPLPASVGVVDKKEETQPPVALKKEGIRRVGRRPDQQLQGEGKIIDRRPERRPPRERRFEKPLEEKGEGGEFSVDRPIIDRPIRGRGGLGRGRGGRGRGMGRGDGFDARGKREFDRHSGSDRSSFSHYSGLKHEDKRGGSGSHNWGTVKDELTDLDQSNVTEETPEGEEHPVADTENKENEVEEVKEEGPKEMTLDEWKAIQNKDRAKVEFNIRKPNEGADGQWKKGFVLHKSKSEEAHADESVMDHHFRKPANDITSQLEINFGDLGRPGRGGRGGRGGRGRGGRPNRGSRTDKSSASAPDVDDPEAFPALA; from the exons ATGCCTGGGCACTTACAGGAAGGCTTCGGCTGCGTGGTCACCAACCGATTCGACCAGTTATTTGACGACGAATCGGACCCCTTCGAGGTGTTGAAGGcagcagagaacaagaaaaaagaagccGGCGGGGGCGGCGTTGGGGGCCCTGGGGCCAAGAGCGCAGCCCAGGCCGCAGCCCAAACCAACTCCAGCGCGGCAGGCAAACAGTTGCGAAAGGAGTCCCAGAAAGACCGCAAGAACCCGCTGCCCGCCAGCGTCGGCGTGGTTGACAAGAAGGAGGAGACGCAGCCGCCCGTGGCGCTGAAGAAAGAAG GAATAAGACGCGTTGGAAGAAGACCTGATCAGCAACTTCAAGGTGAAGGGAAAATAATTGATAGAAGACCAGAAAGGCGACCACCTCGTGAACGACGATTTGAAAAGCCACTTGAAGAAAAGGGTGAAGGAGGAGAATTTTCAGTTGATag ACCGATTATTGACCGGCCTATCCGAGGCCGTGGTGGTCTTGGAAGAGGTCGAGGAGGCCGTGGACGTGGAATGGGCCGAGGAGATGGATTTGATGCTCGTGGCAAACGTGAATTTGATAGGCATAGTGGAAGTGATAGATC TTCTTTTTCACATTACAGTGGCCTGAAGCATGAGGACAAACGTGGAGGTAGCGGCTCTCACAACTGGGGGACTGTCAAAGATGAATTAAC TGACTTGGATCAATCAAATGTGACTGAGGAAACACCTGAAGGTGAAGAACATCCAGTTGCAGACACTGAAAATAA AGAGAATGAGGTTGAAGAAGTAAAGGAAGAGGGTCCAAAAGAAATGACTTTGGATGAGTGGAAGGCTATTCAAAATAAGGACCGGGCCAAAGTAGAGTTTAATATTCGCAAACCAAATGAAGGTGCTGATGGGCAGTGGAAGAAAGGATTTGTTCTGCATAAGTCCAAGAGTGAAGAG GCTCATGCTGACGAGTCAGTTATGGACCATCATTTCCGAAAGCCAGCAAACGATATAACGTCTCAGCTGGAGATCAACTTTGGAGACCTTGGCCGCCCAGGACGTGGTGGCAGGGGAGGACGAGGTGGCCGTGGACGTGGTGGACGTCCAAACCGTGGCAGCAGGACTGACAAG TCAAGTGCTTCTGCTCCTGATGTAGACGACCCAGAGGCCTTCCCAGCTCTGGCTTAA
- the SERBP1 gene encoding SERPINE1 mRNA-binding protein 1 isoform X4 gives MPGHLQEGFGCVVTNRFDQLFDDESDPFEVLKAAENKKKEAGGGGVGGPGAKSAAQAAAQTNSSAAGKQLRKESQKDRKNPLPASVGVVDKKEETQPPVALKKEGIRRVGRRPDQQLQGEGKIIDRRPERRPPRERRFEKPLEEKGEGGEFSVDRPIIDRPIRGRGGLGRGRGGRGRGMGRGDGFDARGKREFDRHSGSDRSGLKHEDKRGGSGSHNWGTVKDELTDLDQSNVTEETPEGEEHPVADTENKENEVEEVKEEGPKEMTLDEWKAIQNKDRAKVEFNIRKPNEGADGQWKKGFVLHKSKSEEAHADESVMDHHFRKPANDITSQLEINFGDLGRPGRGGRGGRGGRGRGGRPNRGSRTDKSSASAPDVDDPEAFPALA, from the exons ATGCCTGGGCACTTACAGGAAGGCTTCGGCTGCGTGGTCACCAACCGATTCGACCAGTTATTTGACGACGAATCGGACCCCTTCGAGGTGTTGAAGGcagcagagaacaagaaaaaagaagccGGCGGGGGCGGCGTTGGGGGCCCTGGGGCCAAGAGCGCAGCCCAGGCCGCAGCCCAAACCAACTCCAGCGCGGCAGGCAAACAGTTGCGAAAGGAGTCCCAGAAAGACCGCAAGAACCCGCTGCCCGCCAGCGTCGGCGTGGTTGACAAGAAGGAGGAGACGCAGCCGCCCGTGGCGCTGAAGAAAGAAG GAATAAGACGCGTTGGAAGAAGACCTGATCAGCAACTTCAAGGTGAAGGGAAAATAATTGATAGAAGACCAGAAAGGCGACCACCTCGTGAACGACGATTTGAAAAGCCACTTGAAGAAAAGGGTGAAGGAGGAGAATTTTCAGTTGATag ACCGATTATTGACCGGCCTATCCGAGGCCGTGGTGGTCTTGGAAGAGGTCGAGGAGGCCGTGGACGTGGAATGGGCCGAGGAGATGGATTTGATGCTCGTGGCAAACGTGAATTTGATAGGCATAGTGGAAGTGATAGATC TGGCCTGAAGCATGAGGACAAACGTGGAGGTAGCGGCTCTCACAACTGGGGGACTGTCAAAGATGAATTAAC TGACTTGGATCAATCAAATGTGACTGAGGAAACACCTGAAGGTGAAGAACATCCAGTTGCAGACACTGAAAATAA AGAGAATGAGGTTGAAGAAGTAAAGGAAGAGGGTCCAAAAGAAATGACTTTGGATGAGTGGAAGGCTATTCAAAATAAGGACCGGGCCAAAGTAGAGTTTAATATTCGCAAACCAAATGAAGGTGCTGATGGGCAGTGGAAGAAAGGATTTGTTCTGCATAAGTCCAAGAGTGAAGAG GCTCATGCTGACGAGTCAGTTATGGACCATCATTTCCGAAAGCCAGCAAACGATATAACGTCTCAGCTGGAGATCAACTTTGGAGACCTTGGCCGCCCAGGACGTGGTGGCAGGGGAGGACGAGGTGGCCGTGGACGTGGTGGACGTCCAAACCGTGGCAGCAGGACTGACAAG TCAAGTGCTTCTGCTCCTGATGTAGACGACCCAGAGGCCTTCCCAGCTCTGGCTTAA